The following proteins are co-located in the Candidatus Methanogranum gryphiswaldense genome:
- the ilvB gene encoding biosynthetic-type acetolactate synthase large subunit: MKGSRALLKMLEDRDVEYVFGYPGATVIPIYDEIIDSSVRHVLVRHEQCAAHMADAYARACGIPGVCLSTSGPGVTNLITGVATAYADSSPIIALTGQVGTGSLGLGAFQEIDAYSLMMPVTKHNYRVLSPEKLPHILAEAWDICQTGRPGPVHIDLPVDQLNAELDERLLTEEYGIKPIRTDVSELGQAVKWIREARQPVMMVGGGAITGNASKEVIRLAELTNIPVVTPMMGIGIIPWDHPLNMGPLGMHGRMPALDAFSHADLIIAIGTRFSDRTYSPHTAPGEKCRVIHIDIDATEFGKHNRESVNLLCDAKKGTQLLIDALSGYSDQHTTWDRTVEEYRKRCCCNCNLDADPINPRRVMYEINKLIDDDMIITTDVGQNQMWAMHHLHIKNPRQFISSGSMGTMGFGLPSALGAKAAKPEKNVMTIVGDGGLQMVIQELATSVAEDFPVVICLLNNGWLGMVRQHQKFFWNKRYSGVELDADPDFCMIAKAYGAKGIRVEKPGEIGDALKEALDCGKTCLVDIPTDCEADITPMIPGNRSANIIKGDCSY, from the coding sequence ATGAAAGGATCTAGAGCACTGCTGAAAATGCTGGAGGACAGAGATGTAGAATACGTCTTCGGATATCCCGGAGCCACCGTCATTCCTATCTATGACGAGATCATAGATTCGTCCGTAAGGCATGTACTCGTCAGACACGAGCAGTGCGCCGCGCACATGGCAGATGCCTATGCCAGGGCCTGTGGGATACCTGGTGTCTGTCTATCCACCAGCGGTCCTGGTGTCACCAACCTTATAACCGGTGTCGCCACCGCATATGCAGATTCGTCGCCTATCATAGCCTTGACCGGACAGGTCGGAACTGGATCGCTGGGACTCGGTGCCTTCCAAGAGATAGATGCATACAGTCTGATGATGCCAGTCACAAAACATAACTATCGTGTTCTGAGCCCAGAGAAGCTACCGCATATACTCGCAGAAGCCTGGGACATATGCCAGACAGGCAGACCTGGACCTGTCCACATAGATCTTCCCGTCGATCAGCTTAATGCTGAGCTGGATGAGAGATTGCTTACCGAGGAATATGGCATCAAACCCATAAGGACGGATGTCTCTGAATTGGGTCAGGCCGTCAAATGGATCCGTGAAGCGAGACAACCGGTCATGATGGTCGGGGGCGGTGCCATAACCGGAAATGCCAGTAAAGAGGTCATAAGACTTGCTGAATTGACGAATATACCTGTTGTCACACCGATGATGGGGATAGGCATCATTCCATGGGACCATCCGCTTAACATGGGGCCGCTGGGAATGCATGGCAGGATGCCGGCGCTCGATGCATTCAGCCATGCGGACCTGATCATCGCCATAGGGACAAGATTCTCTGACAGGACATACAGTCCACACACGGCCCCAGGTGAAAAATGCAGGGTCATCCACATCGATATAGATGCCACCGAGTTCGGCAAGCACAACCGTGAGTCCGTCAACCTTCTATGCGATGCAAAGAAAGGGACACAGTTGCTTATCGACGCATTGAGCGGATACTCGGACCAACACACGACCTGGGACAGGACCGTGGAAGAATACAGGAAGCGCTGCTGCTGCAATTGCAACCTCGACGCTGATCCCATAAATCCGAGAAGGGTCATGTACGAGATAAACAAGCTCATCGACGACGATATGATCATAACAACGGATGTCGGACAGAACCAGATGTGGGCGATGCATCATCTCCACATAAAGAACCCAAGACAGTTCATTTCTTCTGGAAGCATGGGCACAATGGGATTCGGACTTCCTTCCGCACTCGGAGCGAAGGCCGCAAAACCGGAAAAGAATGTCATGACGATAGTCGGGGACGGAGGACTCCAGATGGTCATACAGGAACTTGCCACATCGGTCGCAGAGGATTTCCCCGTCGTCATATGCCTGTTGAACAACGGATGGTTGGGGATGGTCAGACAGCATCAGAAATTCTTCTGGAACAAACGCTACAGCGGTGTCGAACTTGATGCAGACCCAGACTTCTGTATGATAGCGAAGGCGTACGGTGCCAAAGGCATACGCGTCGAAAAACCGGGAGAGATCGGCGATGCCCTTAAAGAGGCATTGGACTGCGGAAAGACATGTCTTGTCGATATACCTACGGACTGTGAGGCCGATATAACCCCGATGATCCCTGGAAACAGATCGGCCAACATCATCAAGGGTGACTGCTCTTACTAA
- the ilvB gene encoding biosynthetic-type acetolactate synthase large subunit: MKGSRALLKTLEDRNVETMFGYPGGVVIPIYDEILDSSIRHVLVRHEQCAAHMADAYARACGIPGVCLATSGPGATNLTTGIATAYADSSPMLAITGQVGTGSLGLGAFQEVDAYSLMMPITKHNFRVLDIDKMPNTIAEAWQICQTGRPGPVHIDIPVDQVNSQIDERLINEAEHSIKPLATDISGLQEAADWIRMANRPVLMIGGGVITGNACAEVQKLAEMTNTPIVTPMMGIGAVPSKHPLNMGPLGMHGRLSALEVFKNSDLIIAIGTKFSDRTFSAHTDPASCKVIHIDIDATEFSKHINHPSINLLCDAKIGTQMLIEALGGYTDNHAQWNAKIREAKKRCPCDFDYGCSPIVPQKVMHELNKFLDKDIIVTTDVGQNQMWAMHYLDIRRPRQFISSGSFGTMGFGLPSAIGAKAAKPESKVVTVTGDGGLLMVIQELATSVAEDLPVVICLLNNGWLGMVKQWQNLFWNSRYSETKLDADPDFVKVAEAFGARGIRVERPGEIADAFKQAFECDRTCLVEIKIDPEENITPMLPPNSQLPIIKGRCRF, from the coding sequence ATGAAAGGATCAAGAGCACTGCTAAAAACGCTCGAGGACAGGAACGTCGAAACCATGTTCGGCTACCCGGGAGGAGTAGTCATCCCGATATACGACGAGATACTCGACTCCTCGATCAGGCACGTGCTTGTAAGGCACGAGCAGTGCGCCGCACACATGGCGGATGCCTATGCCAGGGCCTGCGGGATACCGGGTGTTTGCCTCGCCACCAGCGGTCCGGGGGCGACCAATCTCACAACTGGTATCGCCACCGCATATGCAGACTCCTCCCCGATGCTCGCCATAACAGGACAGGTGGGAACTGGCTCCCTCGGCCTTGGTGCCTTCCAAGAGGTCGATGCGTACAGCCTGATGATGCCTATCACAAAACACAACTTCCGTGTTCTGGACATCGACAAGATGCCGAACACCATAGCCGAAGCTTGGCAGATCTGCCAGACAGGCAGACCTGGACCCGTCCACATAGACATACCAGTGGATCAGGTCAATTCACAGATAGATGAGAGACTCATAAACGAGGCCGAACACAGCATCAAACCTCTAGCGACCGATATATCTGGACTCCAGGAAGCAGCAGATTGGATAAGAATGGCCAACCGGCCTGTGCTCATGATCGGAGGAGGAGTGATAACTGGTAACGCCTGTGCAGAGGTCCAGAAATTGGCAGAGATGACCAACACCCCCATCGTGACACCGATGATGGGAATAGGTGCTGTCCCTTCAAAACATCCCCTCAACATGGGACCCCTGGGTATGCATGGAAGGCTCAGCGCTCTCGAGGTCTTCAAGAATTCCGATCTCATAATCGCGATCGGCACCAAGTTCTCGGATAGGACATTCAGCGCTCATACGGATCCGGCAAGTTGCAAGGTCATACACATAGACATAGACGCGACCGAATTCAGCAAACATATCAACCATCCGTCCATCAATCTGCTTTGCGATGCAAAAATAGGAACACAGATGCTCATAGAAGCACTCGGTGGGTATACTGATAACCATGCTCAGTGGAACGCGAAGATCAGAGAGGCGAAGAAAAGATGTCCCTGTGATTTTGACTACGGATGCTCCCCTATTGTGCCCCAGAAGGTCATGCATGAACTCAACAAATTCCTGGACAAGGACATCATAGTTACTACCGACGTCGGACAGAACCAGATGTGGGCGATGCACTACCTTGACATAAGACGCCCGAGACAATTCATATCCTCAGGAAGTTTCGGAACGATGGGATTCGGATTGCCCTCGGCCATAGGTGCCAAGGCCGCAAAGCCCGAATCCAAGGTGGTCACCGTTACCGGAGATGGTGGACTTCTGATGGTCATACAGGAACTGGCCACATCTGTCGCCGAGGACCTGCCTGTCGTCATCTGCCTACTGAACAACGGATGGCTCGGAATGGTCAAGCAGTGGCAGAATCTGTTCTGGAATTCAAGATACAGCGAAACCAAGCTTGATGCCGACCCAGACTTCGTAAAGGTCGCCGAGGCATTTGGAGCCAGAGGCATACGTGTAGAAAGGCCAGGCGAGATCGCCGATGCGTTCAAACAGGCATTCGAATGTGACAGGACATGTCTCGTCGAGATCAAGATCGATCCCGAAGAGAATATAACTCCGATGCTGCCGCCGAATTCCCAGCTCCCAATAATCAAAGGCCGCTGCAGATTCTGA
- the ilvC gene encoding ketol-acid reductoisomerase, with translation MHIYHDADVDINVLKGKKIAVLGYGSQGRAQALCFHDSGLDVTVGARKTGKSWNIIKEDGLKVAEFADAVKGADVVMMLLPDEIQPDIYKDYVAPNLKKGAALEFAHGFAITYKLIVPPKDIDVVMMAPKSPGAMERVQFLEGFGVPALVCVHQDATGNAKKIALALAKGLGATRAGVFETTFDNETKTDLFGEQAVLCGGLTAMIAAGFKTLVDAGYPPEMAYFEVLHETKLITDLINKGGFMGMWDGVSNTAEYGGMTRRDRVITPESYKGMKSILGDIESGKFKDDWRAEWHAGLVNLKKMESDESKLQIEVTGREIRHLFERKK, from the coding sequence ATGCACATTTACCACGATGCAGATGTGGACATCAATGTCCTCAAAGGCAAGAAGATCGCAGTCCTCGGATATGGGTCCCAGGGAAGGGCACAGGCCCTTTGCTTCCATGATTCCGGCCTCGACGTAACAGTCGGAGCAAGGAAAACAGGAAAATCTTGGAACATCATAAAAGAGGATGGACTCAAGGTCGCAGAGTTCGCAGATGCGGTCAAAGGCGCAGATGTTGTCATGATGCTTCTCCCCGACGAGATCCAGCCTGACATATACAAGGACTATGTAGCACCCAACCTTAAAAAGGGCGCAGCACTCGAATTCGCACACGGATTTGCTATCACGTACAAGCTCATCGTCCCCCCTAAGGATATCGATGTCGTCATGATGGCACCGAAATCCCCTGGAGCAATGGAAAGGGTCCAGTTCCTTGAGGGATTCGGAGTTCCAGCACTTGTCTGTGTCCACCAGGATGCAACCGGCAACGCGAAGAAGATCGCATTGGCATTGGCAAAAGGCCTGGGGGCCACACGTGCCGGTGTCTTCGAGACCACCTTCGACAACGAGACAAAGACCGATCTGTTCGGAGAACAGGCCGTTCTGTGCGGTGGACTGACCGCCATGATCGCAGCAGGCTTCAAAACCCTGGTCGATGCGGGTTACCCACCTGAGATGGCATATTTCGAAGTACTTCACGAAACAAAACTCATCACCGACCTGATCAACAAGGGCGGATTCATGGGAATGTGGGACGGCGTCTCGAACACAGCAGAGTACGGAGGAATGACGAGAAGGGACAGGGTAATAACACCTGAGTCCTACAAAGGCATGAAATCCATCCTCGGCGACATAGAGTCCGGTAAATTCAAGGACGACTGGCGCGCAGAGTGGCACGCAGGCCTTGTGAACCTCAAGAAGATGGAGTCTGACGAGAGCAAACTCCAGATAGAGGTAACCGGAAGAGAGATCAGACATCTCTTCGAGAGGAAGAAATAA
- a CDS encoding AfsR family transcriptional regulator encodes MNNIRIRTRSGDYAAELDDSDISNTIWLSLPFRAQINMLGNQIYFEMPLDTDITGEKKTVFEIGDIAYWPKANALCIFFGPTPLSGDDGLPVSKYPLIKIGKITSDCSDMEDSGDRQKITLEQSF; translated from the coding sequence GTGAACAATATCAGAATCCGTACAAGAAGCGGCGATTATGCCGCTGAACTCGACGATTCAGATATCTCCAACACCATCTGGTTATCCTTACCTTTTAGAGCCCAGATAAATATGCTGGGCAATCAGATCTATTTCGAGATGCCTCTGGATACCGATATAACCGGAGAGAAAAAGACCGTCTTCGAGATCGGAGACATCGCGTACTGGCCGAAAGCAAATGCACTCTGCATATTCTTTGGCCCTACACCTCTGAGCGGTGATGACGGCCTCCCTGTATCCAAGTACCCGCTGATAAAGATCGGAAAGATCACCAGCGATTGTTCTGACATGGAAGACTCTGGCGACAGACAGAAGATCACATTAGAACAATCATTCTGA
- a CDS encoding Xaa-Pro peptidase family protein, which produces MSGSRAERLISNCDGLDAVVILNDGEPFLDSTFWYLTEQMSGCFEGSIAIVTKNGGLHVITGSLEEETARAGKGEVHVYKTREDKNNIIKSILGDSKKIGFNYHNATYAAVQYVKKVAGEVEILDVGKGISDTVAVKDAREIEATKRACEISSKVAREIPDALREGMTEKDMGFFIDSRMRELGGEGNAFETIAAFGENASKPHHSPTDRKLIKGDVALFDFGTKYERYCSDMTRTVFFGEPPDVLKRAYILVKDAQQAGFLEYRDGADASAADIIARKIIDESEFNGRFIHTFGHGIGMEVHQDISIYSKSEQILRSGNVISAEPGIYLPGIGGIRIEDTCLVKKNGAERLTSFDHDLTIV; this is translated from the coding sequence ATGTCCGGTTCAAGGGCCGAGAGGCTTATTTCTAACTGCGACGGCCTCGATGCCGTCGTGATCCTCAATGATGGGGAACCTTTTCTCGATTCTACATTTTGGTATCTCACAGAGCAGATGTCAGGATGTTTTGAGGGGTCGATCGCGATAGTCACCAAGAACGGGGGCCTGCACGTCATAACAGGATCCCTTGAGGAGGAGACAGCTAGGGCCGGGAAAGGTGAGGTCCATGTATACAAGACCCGCGAGGATAAGAACAACATCATCAAGAGCATACTGGGCGACTCAAAGAAGATCGGTTTCAACTACCATAACGCAACATATGCGGCAGTTCAGTACGTAAAAAAAGTAGCGGGCGAAGTAGAGATATTGGATGTCGGCAAGGGCATATCCGACACGGTCGCAGTGAAAGATGCGAGGGAGATCGAGGCCACCAAGAGGGCATGTGAAATATCATCCAAGGTAGCCAGGGAGATTCCAGACGCACTTCGCGAGGGTATGACGGAGAAGGACATGGGGTTCTTCATCGACAGCAGGATGAGGGAGCTCGGAGGAGAAGGCAACGCGTTCGAGACGATCGCCGCCTTTGGAGAAAATGCGTCCAAACCGCATCACAGTCCCACGGACAGGAAATTGATTAAAGGTGACGTGGCTCTTTTCGATTTCGGAACCAAATACGAAAGATATTGTTCCGATATGACACGTACTGTTTTCTTCGGAGAACCTCCGGACGTCCTCAAACGTGCCTATATCCTGGTCAAGGATGCTCAGCAGGCAGGGTTCTTGGAATATCGTGATGGTGCCGATGCGAGCGCGGCGGATATAATCGCGAGAAAGATCATAGATGAAAGCGAGTTCAATGGAAGGTTCATCCACACCTTCGGACACGGTATCGGCATGGAGGTCCATCAGGACATATCGATATATTCAAAATCAGAACAGATCCTGCGTTCAGGGAATGTCATATCCGCAGAACCCGGAATATATCTTCCAGGCATTGGCGGCATAAGGATAGAGGATACGTGTCTGGTAAAAAAGAACGGAGCCGAAAGACTCACGAGTTTCGATCACGATCTCACGATCGTCTGA
- the nadX gene encoding aspartate dehydrogenase translates to MRITIIGCGSIGSKLARAADQMQEVRRIYLMDIRKDVSDSVAASMNKAVVINSVEEELYHCDLVIEAATQDAAKQILPMVIARGVDMMIMSVGSLVDDDFRKMVFDRAKVSGAKIYIPTGALCGTDGLRSASVDEIESVELITTKGPKSLADVKYLMDKGIDVNTITERTVIYTGPAREAVRIFPKNVNVAATVSLLGIGFDDTKVTVVLDPAIKSNSHDLKVKGKFGEMECHTYNVPESDNPKTSHLATLSAISALKRIVRGEWFGI, encoded by the coding sequence ATGCGCATAACGATTATTGGATGTGGTTCCATCGGTTCCAAGCTTGCTAGGGCCGCCGATCAGATGCAGGAGGTCAGGAGGATATACCTGATGGATATCCGCAAGGACGTTTCCGATAGTGTCGCGGCTAGCATGAACAAGGCCGTCGTCATCAATTCTGTCGAAGAAGAGTTGTATCATTGCGATCTTGTTATCGAGGCTGCAACACAGGATGCCGCCAAACAGATCCTTCCAATGGTGATCGCCAGAGGTGTTGACATGATGATAATGTCAGTTGGTTCTCTGGTCGATGATGATTTCAGAAAGATGGTATTCGACAGGGCAAAAGTGAGCGGGGCGAAGATATACATCCCGACAGGTGCCCTTTGCGGTACGGATGGGTTGAGGTCTGCCTCCGTGGACGAGATAGAATCCGTAGAACTGATAACCACGAAAGGCCCCAAGTCGCTTGCGGATGTCAAGTATCTGATGGACAAGGGCATCGATGTCAATACGATAACCGAGAGGACCGTGATATATACCGGTCCTGCAAGGGAAGCAGTAAGGATATTCCCCAAGAATGTCAATGTGGCCGCTACGGTCAGTCTCCTTGGTATCGGATTTGATGATACGAAAGTGACCGTGGTTCTTGACCCGGCGATAAAGAGCAATTCCCACGATCTCAAGGTCAAAGGGAAGTTCGGGGAGATGGAATGTCACACTTATAATGTGCCTGAGTCCGATAATCCCAAGACCTCTCACCTTGCCACTTTATCCGCAATATCTGCGCTTAAAAGGATAGTCAGAGGCGAATGGTTCGGAATCTGA
- a CDS encoding archease: MRRYQVMDHTADLMVKAYGKDLEECFANAGYALFDQTVDLSTVDVVQSIHFEISSEVVEDRLYSFLSELLFIEDCDNLILKEFEVKFEGEKVICDAKGELLDRDKHRLKSEIKAVTYHMMAIDPDTPSVTVIFDV, from the coding sequence GTGAGAAGATACCAGGTCATGGACCATACGGCCGACCTAATGGTCAAGGCATACGGAAAGGATCTCGAGGAATGTTTCGCCAATGCGGGATATGCTCTCTTTGACCAGACAGTCGACCTTTCGACTGTGGATGTCGTCCAATCCATTCATTTCGAGATATCGAGTGAGGTCGTGGAGGACAGACTATATTCCTTCCTCTCCGAACTGTTGTTCATAGAGGACTGCGATAACCTGATACTCAAGGAATTCGAGGTCAAGTTCGAAGGAGAGAAGGTGATATGCGATGCCAAGGGAGAATTACTGGATCGTGACAAGCACCGTCTGAAATCGGAGATAAAGGCCGTTACTTACCACATGATGGCCATCGATCCCGATACGCCATCGGTCACCGTCATCTTCGACGTTTAA
- a CDS encoding phosphoribosylglycinamide formyltransferase: MLKLGWFSTGRGPGSRNLLKTVMDKKKNGELDVDISFVFCNWDNTEEPNPKKEQRQMFFDMVRGYNIPLIAESWKKYRPDLLKTDEVAWRNEYGKILRKRTEEYGFDLGILAGYMLWMDDETCDRYDMLNLHPALPDGPKGTWQDVIWQLIKEKADRQGIMLHICTKEWDRGDALTYCGFSIRGREYDTLWKNMDEKLRTTTLEEIIKNEGTDEPLFNKIREEGAKREQPLIVSTIKLFADGKVTIKDKRLYHNGVKLDHPYDLSKEVDESI, encoded by the coding sequence ATGCTCAAACTAGGTTGGTTCTCCACAGGCAGAGGCCCGGGTTCCCGCAATCTTCTAAAGACCGTCATGGATAAGAAGAAGAATGGCGAACTTGATGTGGACATCTCTTTTGTATTTTGCAATTGGGATAATACTGAGGAACCCAATCCTAAGAAAGAACAGAGACAGATGTTCTTCGACATGGTGAGAGGATACAACATACCTCTGATCGCAGAATCATGGAAAAAATACAGACCTGACCTGTTGAAGACCGACGAGGTCGCTTGGAGGAACGAATATGGAAAGATCCTTAGGAAAAGGACCGAAGAATACGGATTCGACCTTGGCATACTAGCAGGATACATGCTTTGGATGGACGACGAGACATGCGACCGTTACGATATGCTCAACCTCCACCCGGCATTGCCTGATGGCCCGAAGGGGACATGGCAGGATGTCATCTGGCAGCTCATAAAGGAAAAAGCGGACAGACAGGGAATAATGTTACATATCTGTACCAAAGAATGGGACAGAGGAGATGCACTCACATATTGCGGGTTCTCGATAAGAGGCAGAGAATATGATACACTCTGGAAAAACATGGATGAAAAATTGAGAACGACTACCCTCGAAGAGATAATCAAGAATGAGGGTACCGACGAACCGCTGTTCAATAAGATAAGGGAGGAAGGCGCGAAACGCGAGCAACCTCTCATCGTCTCGACGATAAAACTCTTCGCAGACGGAAAAGTAACGATCAAGGACAAAAGACTATACCATAACGGTGTAAAACTTGATCATCCCTACGACCTCAGCAAAGAGGTAGACGAATCGATCTGA
- a CDS encoding PH domain-containing protein translates to MDRIPRYRLKIDAAVCVSTSIIIFVISLTLGYIFKLNFESLLIRTGILSIFLPIIFIIIASRANLVFYDNMLILNWGVMRKEMMYSTITEIDVPGNFWIAYGLSVKTIQVKCGKRKVSFAPADKDEVLKLLRERCPQAYFKIRGINA, encoded by the coding sequence ATGGACCGCATACCGAGATATAGGCTGAAAATAGATGCTGCCGTGTGTGTATCCACCTCGATCATCATCTTTGTGATCTCGTTGACATTAGGATACATATTCAAACTAAATTTTGAATCCCTACTGATCAGAACCGGTATTCTTTCCATATTTTTACCGATAATCTTTATCATTATCGCTTCCCGCGCAAACCTCGTATTCTATGATAACATGCTGATATTGAATTGGGGGGTCATGAGAAAAGAAATGATGTATTCCACGATCACAGAGATAGACGTCCCAGGAAATTTCTGGATCGCTTATGGTCTGTCCGTAAAAACGATCCAAGTAAAATGCGGAAAAAGAAAGGTCTCGTTCGCTCCCGCGGATAAGGATGAAGTTTTAAAACTGCTAAGAGAACGTTGTCCACAAGCATATTTTAAGATCAGGGGAATTAACGCCTAA
- the eif1A gene encoding translation initiation factor eIF-1A, translating into MTAVEGPFESSDEDVSRVRLPNIKEGEMFGIADQLLGASKIKVMCEDGVSRVGRIPGKIKKRMWIREGDLLIISLWDFQTDKCDVRFRYTRTQAVNLSKKGRVPKNLDIF; encoded by the coding sequence ATGACCGCAGTAGAAGGACCATTCGAGAGTTCTGACGAGGATGTATCACGCGTACGCCTCCCCAACATAAAAGAGGGGGAGATGTTCGGGATAGCCGACCAGCTTCTCGGAGCATCAAAAATCAAAGTAATGTGCGAGGACGGAGTATCACGTGTAGGACGTATACCAGGCAAAATCAAGAAGAGAATGTGGATAAGAGAGGGAGACCTGCTCATAATCTCACTTTGGGACTTCCAAACTGACAAATGCGATGTAAGATTCAGGTACACCAGGACCCAAGCTGTCAACCTCAGCAAGAAAGGAAGAGTACCTAAGAACCTCGATATATTCTGA
- a CDS encoding serine protein kinase RIO, whose amino-acid sequence MPSYDEKYAFLERRVDALKTNKTGDERQTDGEVFDKKTLLTIYDLMTGGYIDAIHYPISTGKEGNVFYTEDENREPFALKIFRTSTSTFKRVTRYIEGDPRFKGVAGNRWKMIYAWVNKEFRNLQRYSEAGIPVPEPVTFEKNCLLMEYIGDENGPAPQLKDYPMDNPTEMYDEVVSFIIDGWQDAHLVHGDLSEYNVLIQNGQPILIDCGQAMTNDFFNAKDLLIRDINNINRFFKNKDAETIDLETIINETINGSKDDEEEDEEE is encoded by the coding sequence ATGCCCTCTTACGACGAGAAATATGCATTCCTTGAGAGACGTGTCGATGCACTCAAGACCAACAAGACCGGTGACGAAAGACAGACCGACGGAGAGGTCTTCGATAAAAAGACCCTCCTGACGATATACGATCTGATGACCGGGGGCTACATCGATGCCATCCATTATCCAATCTCCACGGGTAAAGAGGGCAATGTGTTCTACACTGAGGACGAGAACCGTGAACCTTTCGCACTCAAGATATTCAGAACATCGACATCCACCTTCAAAAGGGTCACAAGATACATCGAAGGGGACCCCAGATTCAAAGGCGTAGCGGGAAACCGCTGGAAAATGATCTACGCATGGGTCAACAAAGAATTCAGAAATCTGCAAAGATACTCTGAAGCAGGCATCCCTGTACCCGAACCTGTCACATTCGAGAAGAATTGTCTTCTCATGGAGTACATCGGGGACGAGAACGGACCTGCACCTCAACTCAAGGACTATCCCATGGATAACCCCACAGAGATGTACGATGAGGTCGTATCCTTCATTATCGACGGATGGCAAGACGCACATCTTGTGCACGGTGACCTTAGTGAATATAACGTCCTCATACAGAACGGACAACCAATACTGATCGACTGCGGACAGGCTATGACGAACGACTTCTTCAATGCCAAGGACCTGTTGATAAGGGACATTAACAATATAAACCGCTTCTTCAAGAACAAAGATGCGGAAACCATAGATCTGGAAACAATAATCAACGAGACGATCAACGGATCAAAGGACGACGAAGAGGAGGATGAGGAAGAATGA
- a CDS encoding KH domain-containing protein, whose amino-acid sequence MRSIRIPADRVGTIIGKNGETKRMIERIAGIRMKVNTEGEVTFNEEAKGVDPLKALQLMDVIKAIGRGINPDKATRLFENDEYLEAIDLKDLVGDRPNQLGRVRGRLIGTDGKTRQLIEDLTGCCMSVYGNTVCLIGNSVSLPVAKHAVELILNGSEHATVYHYLESQRPRLRISEMGFDI is encoded by the coding sequence ATGAGGTCAATCAGAATACCGGCCGACCGCGTAGGTACCATAATCGGAAAGAACGGGGAAACAAAAAGAATGATCGAACGTATCGCCGGAATAAGGATGAAGGTAAATACCGAAGGTGAGGTCACATTCAATGAGGAAGCAAAAGGAGTTGACCCCCTCAAGGCCCTACAGCTGATGGATGTCATAAAGGCCATCGGCAGAGGGATCAATCCTGATAAGGCTACAAGACTCTTCGAGAACGACGAATATCTGGAGGCCATAGACCTCAAGGATCTCGTAGGCGACAGGCCCAACCAACTCGGAAGGGTCAGAGGAAGGCTCATCGGAACGGACGGTAAGACCAGACAATTGATAGAGGACCTTACCGGATGTTGTATGTCCGTTTACGGTAATACGGTGTGCCTGATCGGTAATTCCGTCAGCTTGCCTGTGGCCAAACATGCAGTGGAATTGATATTGAACGGAAGCGAACACGCGACCGTATACCACTATCTAGAGAGTCAGCGCCCTAGACTCAGAATTTCAGAAATGGGCTTCGATATCTAA